From the genome of Hydrogenophaga sp. PBL-H3, one region includes:
- a CDS encoding acyltransferase family protein produces MKLNYRREVDGLRAVAVLPVILFHAGLSSFSGGFVGVDVFFVISGYLITTIVFGELEEGKFSLARFYERRARRILPALFVVTVATAVAAWFILLPEDLKELGKSLLAVALFSSNFLFWNESGYFDTSAEYLPLLHTWSLAVEEQYYMLFPLLAAALFRRGRQAVLVGLATVALGSFALAQWGATAHPNAAFYLLPFRAWELMVGALAAVYLSRSGLPLLRADSLSGFLAGAGLVMIGLSVHLYDRATPFPGIYALLPAIGAVLIILFARPNNLVGRLLGTKALVYIGLLSYSAYLWHQPLFALARRASLEEPHMRVFLALSVATFVLAYFTRHLVEQPFRSPSKVSRRSIFIGSGATAAVVVGLAFVLYGNKGFPDRIDNYAKVADTFRWQDLAKPCGSEPSLPTGVQALCRLPDPDKVTRVDVALFGDSHADAFLPAVVAATNQRDSTPAYMGLGGCIPLIGVDVRAGNWPAGVCQTLAQEQYNFAVKTRPQNVLLVGRWSMYIDTEDSASSARKYYLVEDESNPLSKEHSREVFVRGLERTVRAYEALGAKVFFVEQVPQQLADPRAVFHRINQRGMWGLPEAEAAIERNSVSQEVMSKQQALLRRLLDQVPEIEGFTVLRPESHFCTGGKCLMGDKDGPFYHDKDHLNIRGAEHVGPWLVTRMSEANGPR; encoded by the coding sequence GTGAAATTGAATTATCGAAGGGAAGTTGACGGACTCAGAGCCGTTGCGGTGTTGCCGGTCATCCTTTTCCACGCGGGCTTGTCCAGCTTCAGTGGGGGCTTCGTCGGGGTCGATGTGTTTTTCGTGATCAGCGGATACCTGATCACCACCATCGTGTTCGGGGAGCTGGAAGAAGGCAAGTTTTCTCTGGCCCGGTTCTATGAGCGGCGCGCCCGCCGAATCCTCCCAGCACTGTTCGTCGTTACTGTTGCCACCGCTGTGGCGGCGTGGTTCATCCTGTTGCCTGAAGACTTGAAGGAGCTGGGCAAGAGCTTGCTGGCAGTGGCCTTGTTTTCTTCGAACTTTTTGTTCTGGAACGAAAGCGGCTACTTCGACACGAGCGCCGAATATTTGCCGCTCCTGCACACGTGGTCGCTGGCCGTCGAGGAGCAGTACTACATGCTGTTCCCTCTTCTTGCTGCGGCATTGTTTCGTCGAGGCAGGCAGGCCGTTTTAGTGGGTTTGGCCACGGTCGCCCTCGGAAGTTTCGCGCTCGCGCAGTGGGGCGCTACAGCGCATCCCAATGCCGCTTTTTACCTGCTCCCGTTCAGAGCGTGGGAGTTGATGGTGGGAGCGTTGGCTGCCGTTTACCTCAGCAGATCTGGGTTGCCCCTCCTTCGGGCAGACTCACTGTCGGGGTTCCTCGCCGGCGCCGGTCTGGTCATGATCGGTCTGAGCGTTCACCTCTACGACCGTGCCACGCCTTTTCCAGGTATCTACGCACTTCTGCCAGCCATCGGTGCCGTACTGATCATCCTGTTTGCTCGGCCCAACAACTTGGTCGGCAGGCTGCTTGGGACAAAGGCGTTGGTCTACATCGGCTTGCTGAGTTACAGCGCCTATCTCTGGCACCAGCCGCTGTTTGCTCTCGCGCGCCGGGCATCGCTTGAGGAGCCGCACATGCGAGTTTTCCTCGCTCTGTCCGTGGCCACCTTTGTTCTGGCCTATTTCACCCGTCACCTTGTGGAACAGCCGTTCCGCTCACCGTCCAAGGTCTCCCGCCGCTCGATCTTCATCGGCTCGGGCGCAACCGCTGCGGTGGTGGTCGGCTTGGCCTTCGTGCTGTACGGGAACAAGGGTTTCCCCGATCGGATCGACAACTACGCCAAGGTGGCCGACACATTCCGATGGCAGGACCTCGCCAAGCCCTGCGGAAGCGAACCTTCCTTGCCTACAGGGGTGCAAGCGCTTTGTCGCTTGCCTGATCCCGATAAAGTTACCCGGGTCGACGTTGCCCTGTTCGGTGACAGCCACGCCGATGCCTTTCTGCCCGCAGTGGTCGCCGCTACAAACCAAAGGGATTCCACGCCAGCGTACATGGGGCTGGGCGGTTGCATCCCTCTGATCGGCGTGGACGTGCGCGCGGGCAATTGGCCAGCTGGTGTGTGCCAGACCCTCGCTCAGGAGCAGTACAACTTTGCCGTGAAGACCAGGCCTCAAAATGTGTTGCTTGTGGGCCGGTGGAGCATGTACATCGATACCGAGGATTCCGCGAGCTCAGCTCGTAAGTACTACCTGGTCGAGGACGAGTCCAACCCACTGTCCAAGGAGCATTCACGCGAGGTATTTGTGCGTGGGCTCGAGCGTACGGTGCGTGCCTATGAAGCGCTGGGGGCAAAGGTCTTCTTTGTCGAGCAAGTTCCCCAGCAGCTCGCCGATCCAAGAGCGGTTTTCCATCGGATCAATCAGCGCGGGATGTGGGGCCTCCCCGAAGCAGAGGCTGCGATCGAAAGGAACTCGGTGTCACAGGAAGTGATGAGCAAGCAGCAGGCTCTTTTACGGAGGTTGCTTGACCAGGTGCCCGAGATCGAAGGCTTCACCGTCTTGCGTCCGGAATCGCATTTCTGTACCGGCGGCAAATGCCTAATGGGCGACAAGGACGGACCGTTCTATCACGACAAGGACCATCTCAACATCCGAGGTGCAGAGCACGTAGGGCCTTGGCTGGTTACGCGCATGTCGGAAGCGAATGGCCCGCGCTGA
- a CDS encoding DUF3150 domain-containing protein gives MNTPVVPNIKQTKTDGIVCVALDIHLWSGRKRLRKEALLSKNPMLADLPPESLATLGSIKIADPDDLAPFLKFKREADKLLKLNGLPLLGTVGIPESKVDKVFKGLMDIKQRFDDHAQRLYRDFDVRITEWRERDDNVNWAHLINDIPTPEYVAGRLSFGFHLCRVSAPSTDEFSDANKMFGKQMTGLKGELFADAAEEARTLMEKYLTGKDAHGVVRKREKITPKTLGPLKRIGEKFKSFSFLDHTVEPLAKIVDHVLSLLPTEGPIDGVHLLHVWTVAQMLSNPTTAMEAARMVMDTGSANAAFESLLLTVPDSVSDHVDVVAVEPTTPEIVAASAVAEIQTAEPQVLESAVIAADDFTPEFVGIF, from the coding sequence ATGAACACACCAGTTGTTCCCAACATCAAGCAGACAAAGACCGATGGGATTGTCTGCGTCGCCCTGGACATCCATCTCTGGTCCGGCCGAAAGCGTCTCCGCAAGGAGGCATTGCTCTCCAAGAATCCCATGCTGGCCGATCTCCCCCCGGAGTCGTTGGCCACGCTGGGATCCATCAAGATCGCCGATCCCGACGATCTCGCACCCTTCCTCAAGTTCAAGCGCGAGGCCGACAAGCTGCTGAAGCTCAACGGCCTGCCGCTCCTTGGGACGGTCGGAATTCCTGAGTCCAAGGTGGACAAGGTGTTCAAGGGCCTCATGGACATCAAGCAACGCTTCGATGACCATGCCCAGCGCCTGTACCGTGACTTCGATGTGCGCATCACTGAGTGGCGCGAACGCGATGACAACGTGAACTGGGCTCACCTGATCAACGACATTCCCACCCCGGAATACGTTGCCGGGCGGCTCTCGTTCGGCTTTCACCTGTGCCGCGTCAGTGCCCCAAGCACCGATGAGTTCAGTGACGCGAACAAGATGTTCGGCAAGCAGATGACTGGCCTCAAAGGCGAGTTGTTCGCAGATGCCGCCGAAGAAGCCCGAACCCTGATGGAGAAATACCTGACGGGCAAGGACGCACACGGTGTCGTGCGCAAGCGCGAGAAGATCACGCCAAAGACCTTGGGCCCGCTCAAGCGAATCGGTGAAAAGTTCAAGAGCTTCAGCTTTTTGGACCACACCGTGGAGCCGCTGGCCAAGATTGTCGACCACGTGTTGTCGCTCCTCCCCACGGAAGGCCCCATCGATGGCGTGCACCTGCTGCATGTCTGGACAGTGGCCCAGATGCTCTCCAACCCGACAACGGCGATGGAAGCAGCTCGCATGGTGATGGACACCGGTTCGGCAAACGCGGCTTTCGAGTCGTTGCTGCTGACCGTGCCTGACTCAGTGTCTGACCATGTGGACGTTGTGGCTGTAGAGCCCACCACCCCGGAAATCGTCGCTGCATCAGCAGTGGCCGAGATCCAGACCGCCGAGCCGCAAGTGCTCGAAAGCGCGGTCATCGCAGCTGACGACTTCACCCCTGAGTTCGTCGGCATTTTCTGA
- a CDS encoding VWA domain-containing protein gives MTQTNDLAHARKVIAAFVAMIVGRSVPVQWCNTAAMGADGSLMLPAPSVGDAAEIALLTRMAVHECGHLLETDAHVIDRLNDEQLAVFNCLEDPRVEARMNQRFAGAGLVLGRGLEEAMQAIAAKLDVTSDAGKAASLSLEILLRGTQAVAPQRAIERYAPEILAKTAVVVTDKQRDAIVQAVGEIAGMANSADCEAVAIRLVQQLHAAEQQQEQQPEQEAGGDQAQDESQGQPEETQGEPDENAGSSDVTEGNAGADEEDGQPDGPQDTTQQDGSEAQEDGGGSQGSPGSDAGEHGGQPQGAGDTGNEEGSESTDPQQSQPGGGAGDAGETASSGDSGASGGSEAGADDSSGGAGQPADGQAGGQPSANPVGQGGQIGEPTGEGPEGEPESAQEAGAPIPSEKFDMGDLLLKAYEAKFGLPDPEQYKDLELQEATASDVATMAAALAGLEAGDDVEDLLDAAHKSLTVVQSDAAGPAAGSPGAHALKLVATSDTPLSLKLDGVQGRLVRVLLKEMQDKRRRPAKYAQAGGQIATNRFWRLARLGDTKVFKVRKLVNGIDAAATVLLDTSGSMKSDLAMAAEVAVAFSLAMQRVGRVTTSVATFPHTSSATETLQRFGEPAQQAVRRVADLKADGGTPLGLAMATELPKLLQQQRERHFMFIVTDDGPDDPQLVQKVLALALENDVEVFGVGIGCDISAHIPRSVAVHDVNQLPDALEKLFKEQVALQRAA, from the coding sequence ATGACTCAAACCAATGACCTGGCGCATGCCAGGAAGGTCATCGCTGCATTCGTGGCGATGATCGTAGGCCGCTCTGTCCCCGTCCAGTGGTGCAACACCGCCGCGATGGGCGCTGACGGCTCTCTCATGCTGCCTGCACCCTCTGTGGGTGATGCTGCAGAAATCGCCCTGCTCACGCGCATGGCCGTACACGAGTGTGGTCACCTCCTGGAGACCGACGCACACGTGATCGACAGGCTCAACGATGAGCAGCTGGCAGTGTTCAACTGCTTGGAAGACCCTCGCGTCGAGGCCCGAATGAACCAGCGATTCGCTGGAGCAGGGCTGGTACTCGGTCGTGGGCTCGAAGAGGCAATGCAGGCAATTGCTGCAAAGCTCGATGTGACCTCTGACGCCGGTAAGGCTGCCTCGCTGTCTTTGGAGATCCTTCTTCGAGGAACGCAAGCGGTGGCCCCCCAGCGCGCGATAGAGCGTTATGCGCCGGAGATTCTGGCGAAGACTGCGGTCGTCGTGACGGACAAGCAGCGAGACGCCATCGTTCAAGCGGTGGGCGAAATTGCCGGCATGGCCAACAGTGCAGACTGTGAAGCCGTTGCCATTCGTCTGGTGCAGCAACTGCACGCGGCCGAGCAGCAACAGGAACAACAACCTGAGCAAGAAGCAGGCGGTGATCAGGCGCAGGACGAAAGCCAGGGGCAGCCTGAAGAAACGCAAGGTGAACCGGATGAGAACGCCGGATCCAGCGATGTCACAGAAGGCAACGCCGGCGCCGACGAAGAAGACGGTCAGCCCGACGGTCCCCAAGACACCACCCAACAGGATGGTTCGGAAGCGCAGGAGGACGGTGGGGGGTCGCAAGGCTCCCCAGGGTCTGATGCTGGCGAGCATGGTGGCCAACCGCAGGGTGCGGGGGATACAGGCAACGAAGAGGGCTCCGAAAGCACTGACCCGCAGCAGTCACAACCAGGTGGCGGTGCGGGGGATGCAGGCGAGACGGCCTCATCCGGGGACTCAGGCGCGTCCGGGGGCTCCGAGGCGGGTGCCGACGACTCAAGCGGTGGAGCTGGGCAACCAGCGGACGGCCAGGCGGGGGGGCAACCTTCAGCCAACCCGGTCGGTCAAGGCGGGCAGATTGGCGAACCCACGGGCGAAGGCCCTGAAGGTGAACCTGAAAGCGCACAGGAAGCTGGCGCGCCTATTCCGAGCGAAAAGTTCGACATGGGTGACCTGCTGCTCAAAGCCTACGAGGCCAAGTTTGGCCTTCCGGATCCAGAGCAGTACAAAGACCTGGAGCTTCAAGAAGCAACGGCGAGTGACGTGGCCACGATGGCAGCGGCGCTCGCAGGGCTGGAAGCAGGAGATGACGTCGAAGATCTGCTCGATGCCGCGCACAAAAGCCTCACGGTGGTGCAAAGCGATGCAGCAGGTCCAGCAGCTGGCAGTCCCGGGGCTCACGCCCTGAAGCTTGTGGCTACGTCTGACACCCCTCTGAGCCTCAAGCTCGATGGAGTGCAAGGCCGCTTGGTCCGGGTACTGCTGAAGGAGATGCAAGACAAGCGTCGGCGTCCTGCAAAGTACGCTCAAGCGGGTGGCCAGATTGCAACGAATCGATTCTGGAGACTGGCCCGCCTTGGCGACACGAAAGTGTTCAAGGTGCGCAAGCTGGTCAACGGGATCGACGCAGCGGCAACCGTGTTGCTTGATACCTCCGGCAGCATGAAGTCCGATCTGGCGATGGCGGCCGAAGTCGCAGTTGCGTTCAGCCTGGCGATGCAACGGGTAGGGCGTGTCACCACTTCGGTGGCCACTTTCCCCCACACGTCGTCGGCTACCGAGACCCTGCAGCGCTTTGGCGAACCTGCCCAGCAGGCTGTTCGTCGCGTGGCTGACCTCAAGGCAGATGGTGGAACCCCCTTGGGGCTCGCCATGGCCACCGAGTTGCCCAAGCTCTTGCAACAGCAACGCGAACGGCACTTCATGTTCATCGTCACTGACGATGGACCTGATGACCCACAGCTCGTGCAGAAGGTGCTCGCGCTGGCGCTGGAGAACGACGTGGAAGTGTTCGGTGTGGGGATCGGCTGTGACATCAGTGCTCACATCCCCCGCTCGGTCGCAGTCCATGACGTGAATCAATTGCCCGATGCGCTGGAGAAGCTTTTCAAAGAGCAAGTTGCATTGCAACGCGCAGCCTGA
- a CDS encoding DUF7146 domain-containing protein, whose translation MNVNAEDLVYGRWPDILTAAGMDTKFFIQRNGPCPFCGGNDRYRWAKKNGGAWVCNQCTGGRYASGFQMLMSHMGYRTFREAADHVRTHYGSGAQIQAIARESRATGRDDMTPEVAQRNLQRIKNFWEQARPITSGDPVDLYLKCRVPGLDVQPNMLRFHPGLEYWAPPEQDGGKPVSLGKHPAMLALAMDAAGNVVQLHKTFLTSDGRKANVPLVKKTDYGVGVNAFAIRMMEPQGDTLGVCEGIETGLGAAMLRRLPVWPCLNGPAMAQFVLPEDLKATVRRLVIFADHDARKAAGVVNGVQKFRRPGSFYAEQLAQRARKDGLRVLVIQAATEGEDMANQWAKAYERSHAL comes from the coding sequence ATGAACGTCAATGCTGAAGACCTTGTCTACGGACGCTGGCCAGACATTCTGACGGCGGCCGGCATGGACACGAAGTTCTTCATCCAGCGCAATGGTCCGTGCCCCTTCTGCGGGGGCAATGATCGCTACCGTTGGGCCAAGAAGAACGGCGGTGCCTGGGTGTGCAATCAGTGCACCGGCGGCCGATACGCGAGCGGATTTCAGATGCTCATGAGTCACATGGGATACCGCACCTTCCGAGAGGCTGCAGATCATGTGCGAACGCACTACGGCTCAGGGGCGCAGATTCAAGCCATCGCGCGTGAGTCTCGCGCCACCGGCCGTGATGACATGACACCAGAAGTTGCACAGCGAAACCTGCAGCGGATCAAGAACTTCTGGGAACAGGCCCGCCCGATCACCAGTGGTGACCCGGTCGACCTCTACCTGAAGTGCCGCGTGCCAGGACTGGACGTGCAGCCGAACATGCTTCGCTTCCATCCGGGACTGGAGTACTGGGCGCCACCCGAGCAGGATGGCGGCAAGCCGGTATCTCTCGGCAAGCACCCAGCGATGCTGGCCTTGGCGATGGACGCCGCGGGCAATGTCGTGCAGCTGCACAAAACCTTCTTGACGTCGGATGGCCGTAAAGCCAACGTGCCGCTCGTCAAGAAAACCGACTACGGCGTGGGCGTCAACGCCTTTGCAATCCGAATGATGGAGCCTCAGGGCGACACCCTAGGGGTTTGCGAAGGCATTGAAACCGGACTGGGCGCTGCGATGCTTCGCCGCCTCCCGGTCTGGCCTTGCTTGAACGGGCCAGCGATGGCGCAGTTTGTGTTGCCTGAAGACCTCAAGGCAACGGTTCGCCGCCTAGTGATCTTCGCCGACCACGATGCGCGCAAGGCTGCCGGTGTGGTCAACGGGGTGCAGAAGTTTCGCCGTCCTGGCAGCTTCTACGCCGAGCAGTTGGCCCAGCGTGCACGCAAGGACGGGCTACGTGTCCTGGTCATCCAGGCCGCAACCGAGGGTGAGGACATGGCAAACCAGTGGGCGAAAGCCTATGAGCGTTCCCATGCACTTTGA
- a CDS encoding FlhC family transcriptional regulator, which translates to MSGRAVAAKRTRKLIFTDPAWEDRFDQLILLTQRTALIQEITGTDLRSQRIKEEIDRRYGEMGEEVNRPRGVGRDYTSKTFISSKTDKYDAAYLIALHFGSRGAGEYAEAETNLAKACDKRLAVYNKYRSDYYSWGVEPRISFESYYLMVQGIKERAIEVHQCGDCNSRYPVSASHQGQSTCPVCSIQDLRMDNANLLIEERLAAKRAATEQTYKFG; encoded by the coding sequence ATGAGCGGACGCGCTGTTGCAGCAAAAAGAACTAGAAAACTGATCTTCACCGACCCCGCGTGGGAAGACCGCTTCGACCAGCTCATTCTGTTGACTCAGCGCACCGCACTGATTCAGGAGATCACAGGCACCGACCTCCGCAGTCAACGGATCAAGGAAGAAATTGACCGTCGTTATGGCGAGATGGGCGAAGAAGTGAATCGTCCGCGTGGTGTGGGTCGCGACTACACGTCCAAGACTTTCATTTCCAGCAAGACAGACAAGTACGACGCCGCGTATCTGATTGCACTGCATTTTGGCTCGCGTGGCGCTGGCGAGTATGCAGAAGCGGAAACGAATCTGGCCAAGGCTTGTGACAAACGACTGGCTGTCTACAACAAGTACCGTTCCGACTACTACTCGTGGGGTGTGGAGCCTCGCATCTCCTTCGAGAGCTACTACCTCATGGTGCAGGGCATCAAGGAACGGGCCATCGAAGTGCACCAGTGCGGTGACTGCAACTCCCGCTACCCCGTGTCTGCCTCCCACCAAGGCCAGTCCACGTGCCCCGTCTGTTCCATTCAGGACTTGCGCATGGACAACGCGAACCTGCTGATCGAGGAACGACTGGCGGCAAAACGCGCGGCAACGGAACAAACTTACAAATTTGGCTGA
- the mobH gene encoding MobH family relaxase → MKNTHMLQTWLKSLFAKTEALVSQTPSVSSTTAQKVVPATAQAPVYPPIDQGLPVNDPQALLDSNADLIQRLRLHAAMDAPVFDARFIAPLRNLAEQVNTLPATSSGLFSGHGGLFRAALEMAFFSFQASDGRIFTGNETVERRHALETRWRYVSFLGGMFYPLGRCLDTVVVTGADGKAWRRHFGSLTQWAQQGGTSRIFASWPDQDETEQQVGPSTHIASMIAQVVGADNLQWLDDGSPELVKALYEISSGQPSSARNCQDVIATVWMRISRREEARRPQAFGRQKVGTHLGPYLVGAIRTLLATPTWKLNGDRVRADASGVYLVWPEAIEDIANFGQREQIQGWPTNPATIAELLKASGIVTNNGEEMGMVEVVADEGEIVRALQIKNPLSVMEDFDPDALDIKAPKTVAAVIAADPLAAAEAKAERVQRKKPEPKAKPVPVGQEFEDPLASLTAPSQPDLLQRESDSETEVGAQQPPQSTAQSEEPEGLRAAESLVPLAISPAPAVEADGQAAPAIKEAAEVKYSDLVPSEVQKDIKKRLHIELLGKVMKAWRDRGEASKHMRMTDHGAAIALEFLNTIVRDVPGWVGEMAAAGLVYSPAATPGLKINKVSIPEGAKPKECVILSRFAVKKLGL, encoded by the coding sequence TTGAAAAATACCCACATGCTCCAAACGTGGCTCAAATCCCTTTTCGCCAAGACTGAGGCTCTGGTCAGCCAGACCCCATCAGTCTCCTCCACAACCGCACAAAAGGTTGTACCCGCAACCGCGCAGGCGCCTGTCTACCCGCCCATTGACCAGGGGTTGCCGGTAAACGATCCTCAGGCCCTCCTCGACTCCAATGCGGATCTGATCCAACGCCTGCGCCTGCATGCCGCGATGGATGCCCCGGTGTTCGATGCTCGGTTCATCGCTCCGCTTCGCAACCTTGCCGAGCAGGTCAACACTCTGCCGGCTACCTCAAGCGGTCTGTTTTCTGGTCATGGGGGGTTGTTCCGCGCTGCACTCGAAATGGCCTTCTTTTCCTTCCAGGCATCAGATGGACGGATATTCACCGGCAATGAGACTGTGGAACGCCGGCATGCCCTGGAAACACGTTGGCGCTACGTCAGTTTCCTCGGCGGTATGTTTTACCCCCTTGGTAGGTGCCTGGACACTGTTGTGGTGACGGGTGCAGACGGCAAGGCGTGGAGACGTCATTTCGGCAGTCTCACGCAATGGGCTCAGCAAGGCGGGACTTCACGCATCTTCGCGTCGTGGCCAGACCAGGACGAGACCGAGCAGCAAGTGGGACCCTCCACGCATATCGCGTCGATGATTGCCCAGGTGGTCGGGGCGGACAATCTCCAGTGGCTCGATGACGGTTCGCCCGAATTGGTCAAGGCGCTGTACGAAATCAGCTCGGGTCAGCCATCGTCTGCGCGCAATTGCCAGGACGTGATCGCCACCGTCTGGATGCGAATTTCTCGTAGAGAAGAAGCCCGGCGTCCACAAGCCTTTGGTCGTCAGAAGGTCGGCACCCACTTGGGACCGTATCTCGTGGGCGCCATACGCACACTTCTCGCCACTCCAACCTGGAAGCTCAACGGCGACCGAGTACGCGCGGATGCATCGGGTGTGTATCTCGTCTGGCCAGAAGCGATTGAGGACATCGCCAACTTCGGACAGCGTGAGCAAATTCAAGGCTGGCCGACGAACCCCGCCACCATCGCCGAATTGCTCAAGGCGTCTGGAATCGTGACGAACAACGGCGAGGAAATGGGCATGGTGGAGGTCGTCGCAGACGAAGGCGAGATCGTTCGCGCCCTCCAGATAAAGAACCCTCTTTCTGTCATGGAAGATTTCGACCCCGACGCTTTGGACATCAAGGCTCCAAAAACGGTCGCCGCGGTCATTGCAGCAGATCCCCTCGCGGCAGCTGAGGCGAAGGCAGAGCGCGTGCAGCGGAAGAAGCCCGAACCGAAGGCAAAGCCTGTACCAGTGGGCCAAGAATTTGAAGATCCCCTTGCTTCGCTGACGGCACCCAGTCAGCCTGACCTCCTGCAACGGGAAAGTGATTCTGAAACAGAAGTAGGAGCGCAGCAGCCTCCCCAATCAACGGCGCAGTCGGAAGAGCCAGAAGGCCTGCGCGCCGCAGAGTCCTTGGTGCCTCTGGCCATCTCTCCGGCGCCGGCGGTAGAGGCCGATGGGCAAGCTGCGCCAGCGATCAAAGAAGCGGCTGAGGTCAAGTACAGCGATCTGGTGCCCTCGGAAGTCCAGAAAGACATCAAGAAGCGCTTGCACATAGAGCTGTTGGGCAAGGTCATGAAAGCATGGCGTGATCGGGGTGAGGCGAGCAAGCACATGCGCATGACCGATCACGGCGCCGCCATCGCACTGGAGTTCCTCAATACGATCGTCCGGGATGTGCCGGGCTGGGTAGGGGAGATGGCCGCTGCAGGGCTCGTGTACAGCCCAGCTGCTACCCCTGGTTTGAAGATCAACAAGGTATCCATCCCTGAGGGTGCAAAGCCCAAGGAGTGTGTGATTCTGTCGCGGTTCGCCGTGAAGAAGCTGGGACTCTGA